Below is a genomic region from Ancylomarina subtilis.
TACAGGGGCCACACCAGGATGCCCAAAAATCAATTAAAGTCGTTTTTCCTTTAAAGTCTGAAAGATTAATCATTGCCCCTTCCAATGATTCCATTTCGAAAATGGGAGCCTCTTGGCCGGGAGCTATTCGATTCAATTCCTCAACCCTAGCCTGAATCGCTTTATAAAGAGGATGCTGTGCATATTCTTTTGCATAAGGCTTCAATCTACCTGCCAGCTCAACGGTATCACTCTCGTACATATAATTCTCTTTAATCAGATATAAGCAAAGGACTGGTAATTTTTTTTCATCAATAAATGCTTTCACCAGCTCCATCATCTGCAATTCCAAACGAGTAATCTGCAACTGACATTCTTTTTTTTCGTCTGCATTCCTTCCTTTGATTCTTCTCAGAGCCAGGATTTTGCGATACAAAACATTTCTATCGCTGGTGTAGCGATTAAACGCATTTTGAGTCGGCGTGCCTTTCACGACAGGAACAGTCAGGTTTCTCTCCTTAACCTTTGAGTTATAGTCCAATTGTCCTGCTTCTAAAAAGAAATAACGAATGGGGTATTTGTAGCCTTCCACTACGATCTGACACAATTGAGACTGATTGGTCTTTCCCGAAAAATGGAAGTGTCCCTGATCGATTTCTACCGAATCGATACAAACAAATTTGTCCCCATTAAATTGTTTCAAATATGCCATCCCTTTGGAATACCCTTCGATATTTCCCTCAAGATGAAAGGATTTATCTTCACTACATGACAAAAGACACAAGGCACATAACAAGATTAAGATGTAATTATTAAAATGTTTCATCATAAAGATTCAAGGTGTTTGGTGCCCAGATACTGAGAACCGAAAAGTTAAATAGAATTTCACATCGTACCACAAGCCATAATGAGCCTATGTACAAACTTTTCAAACAATATTTCCTTTTGCAATTTATTTACAGAAATAAGCTTCTATTTATACCATCCTGATTGCACAAATGATTTCCTTGTTATTTAAGATAAAAACCATTTGGTCACTCTGCTGATATAAATAGAAAGAGACTGCCCCCCTGGTCGTTTTATGGTTGTCAAAGCCAGAAACAGGCATTCTATAAATGATAAACCTGGGGTTCAGTCTCTTCTGTTACATTTCCCTAAAGGATTCTATTCTAATTAGTAACCCGGATTTTGATCTACCGGATTTCCATTGATTTCACTTGAAGGGATAGGCAATATCCTAAGATCTTCGATACGCTTACGGTATTGTGCCTCTGCCTCAGGCCCTTTTTCGATAGCTTTATCCAAAGCTTCTTTCAGAATATCGTTACGCTGGAGTAATTTCTCAGCACCAAAACGTCTCAATGCAAAATATTCATTCCAATTTTCAAAGGACATCTCAATCAACCATTCATTACAAATGGCCGTTTCAATCTCCTCCTGAGTTGCATGTGCAACCGGACCTGCTCCTGCACGAGCCCGTAGGGCAGCAATGGGAGCATATGCATCATCCAATGATCCCCCTCCGCGATAAATTGCCTCTGCTTTTAGCAAGTAAATTTCGGCTGTACGCAAATAAATTAGCGGTAAATCGTTTGCTGAATTAACCAGTTTTTTAACCGTTGCGTTTTTATAAACGGTCCCTGCAAGTCCATAGCGATAATCAACTTCTACCGTATCCCCAATGATTGTATTGTATCTGGGATCATCACCCAATAAATCGAGATAATTTGGAGAAGGGCCCCACTTTCCAGAACTAAATGATGTCAGTCGAGTTTCTAAACTTGGAGCCTCAGAAGCACCAAACACTCTGGCAAACAAGATCTCATTGGTACTTTCCCAATCGGTAAAAACGGTTGCATAATCCGGAGCCAAATCATTCTCGGTATGAGCCAAGACTTCATTAGCCATGTTAACACAGTCTGAATACTTCCCCATTTGAAACAAGACCCTTGTTTGAAGTGCCTTAGCAGCAATCTTCGAAGCCTGAGAGCTATGTTTGTAATCCGGGCATTTTGTGATCGCAATTTCCAACTCATCCAAAATCATTTGGTAACTATCTGCCACGGAAGAGCGCTCTTTTTTCACATTATCAAGTGATGGCAATTCATTTCTAATGATAAGGCCTAAATTACTGTTAACATCCCAATATTGGGTAAAACGCAACATCAAACGCTCATAAGCCAACGCCTTTAAAAAATGCAACTCACCAATGATCTCATCTTTACGGTTTCCTTCAAAATCATTCACGCCATCAATTGCTG
It encodes:
- a CDS encoding RagB/SusD family nutrient uptake outer membrane protein: MKKYISILLFVFILFGCSTDDFLDKQPPYEADLDGAITSANNVELALLGVYANLAADAYDSRDIMVEGSFRAGTMRKPDWWTRGNAVWYYERYWPVLAGNGSTEWSYDYSLIKNANFLLSAIDGVNDFEGNRKDEIIGELHFLKALAYERLMLRFTQYWDVNSNLGLIIRNELPSLDNVKKERSSVADSYQMILDELEIAITKCPDYKHSSQASKIAAKALQTRVLFQMGKYSDCVNMANEVLAHTENDLAPDYATVFTDWESTNEILFARVFGASEAPSLETRLTSFSSGKWGPSPNYLDLLGDDPRYNTIIGDTVEVDYRYGLAGTVYKNATVKKLVNSANDLPLIYLRTAEIYLLKAEAIYRGGGSLDDAYAPIAALRARAGAGPVAHATQEEIETAICNEWLIEMSFENWNEYFALRRFGAEKLLQRNDILKEALDKAIEKGPEAEAQYRKRIEDLRILPIPSSEINGNPVDQNPGY
- a CDS encoding TlpA disulfide reductase family protein encodes the protein MMKHFNNYILILLCALCLLSCSEDKSFHLEGNIEGYSKGMAYLKQFNGDKFVCIDSVEIDQGHFHFSGKTNQSQLCQIVVEGYKYPIRYFFLEAGQLDYNSKVKERNLTVPVVKGTPTQNAFNRYTSDRNVLYRKILALRRIKGRNADEKKECQLQITRLELQMMELVKAFIDEKKLPVLCLYLIKENYMYESDTVELAGRLKPYAKEYAQHPLYKAIQARVEELNRIAPGQEAPIFEMESLEGAMINLSDFKGKTTLIDFWASWCGPCRKENPNMVKLYQAYHEKGLEILGVSLDKSKQRWAKAVEKDDLTWHHVCDFQKWQSPIVKQYAVKGVPFTVLIDKQGRIIASGLHGEDLKRKIELALGL